A stretch of the Erpetoichthys calabaricus chromosome 3, fErpCal1.3, whole genome shotgun sequence genome encodes the following:
- the exoc8 gene encoding exocyst complex component 8 yields the protein MADTGNRLRKMLESPSFDPANYVKQLSQQSDGDRDLQEHRQKIQTLADETAQNLKKNVYKNYRQFIETAKEISYLESEMYQLSHILTEQKSIMESITQALLSSDKDETAKEMQAAFPKETEEGKQRTLTTLLEKVEGCKNIMETPGRYLVYNGDLIEYDVDNMSVIQRVHAFLMNDCLLIATWLSVRRGAVRYKYNALYDLDSFATVNVKDNPPMKDMFKILMFPDSRIFQAENSKIKKEWLEILEETKKNKAVKERRKKEEDVPRSPVRDRPDVSSNPFLEAEPVASEEVVDLSLEWIQELPEDLDVCIAQRDFEGAVDLLDKLTEYLKDQPVTQPVKDLKSKVDERVRQLIDVLVFELSPDRSLRGGPKATRRAVSQLIRLGQSTKACELFLKNQAAAVQTAIRQLRIEGATLLYIHKLCNIFFTSLLETAKEFEMDFAGNTGCYSAFVVWSRSAMKMFVDAFSKQVFDSKESLSTAAECVKVAKEHCEQLTEIGLDLTFTLQSLLVKDIKAALQSYKDIIIEATKHRNSEEMWRKMNLMTPEALEKLKEEMRNCGIGSFEQYTGDDCWVNLSYTVVAFTKHLMTFLDEGLKLYFPELHMVLLESLREIILVAIQHVDYSLRCEQDPEKKTFILQNASFLYETVLPVIEKRFEEGVGKPAKQLQDLRNGSRMIRVNPESTMSVV from the coding sequence ATGGCTGATACGGGGAACAGGTTGCGCAAAATGTTAGAGTCGCCTAGCTTCGATCCCGCAAATTACGTCAAGCAGCTCTCTCAACAGTCGGACGGGGACCGGGACCTGCAGGAGCACCGTCAAAAGATACAGACCTTAGCCGACGAAACTGCGCAGAATCTTAagaaaaatgtgtacaaaaaCTATCGTCAGTTCATCGAAACGGCAAAAGAGATCTCCTATTTGGAAAGTGAAATGTACCAGTTAAGTCATATACTTACAGAGCAGAAAAGCATCATGGAAAGCATCACACAGGCCCTGCTCTCCTCGGACAAGGACGAGACCGCCAAGGAGATGCAAGCGGCGTTCCCTAAAGAGACGGAAGAAGGGAAGCAAAGGACTTTAACTACCTTGCTGGAGAAGGTGGAGGGGTGTAAGAACATAATGGAAACCCCAGGGAGATATTTAGTATATAACGGTGATTTGATTGAGTACGACGTGGACAACATGTCTGTCATTCAAAGAGTCCACGCATTTTTGATGAATGATTGCCTTTTAATTGCAACATGGCTATCGGTTCGTCGTGGGGCAGTGAGATACAAGTATAATGCCTTGTACGACCTAGACAGCTTTGCAACTGTCAATGTAAAAGATAATCCACCCATGAAAGATATgttcaaaattttgatgtttcctGACAGTCGCATTTTCCAGGCTGAAAATAGTAAGATCAAGAAGGAGTGGCTGGAGATTTTGGAAGAAACCAAGAAAAATAAGGCGGTGAAAGAAAGGCGCAAGAAAGAGGAGGATGTCCCTCGGTCGCCAGTCCGGGACCGTCCGGATGTTTCAAGTAACCCTTTTCTTGAAGCAGAACCAGTTGCTTCCGAAGAGGTTGTAGACTTGAGTTTGGAGTGGATTCAGGAGCTACCCGAAGATCTAGATGTGTGCATTGCACAAAGAGACTTTGAAGGTGCAGTAGACTTGCTGGATAAGCTGACTGAATATTTGAAGGACCAGCCTGTAACACAGCCCGTCAAGGATCTTAAGAGTAAAGTAGATGAGAGAGTGCGCCAACTCATAGATGTTCTTGTCTTTGAATTATCGCCAGACAGATCTTTGCGTGGTGGACCTAAGGCGACACGTAGGGCAGTGTCACAACTTATACGCCTTGGCCAGTCCACAAAGGCGTGTGAGCTCTTCTTAAAGAACCAAGCTGCTGCTGTCCAGACAGCAATCCGTCAGCTTCGAATTGAGGGTGCCACTTTGCTCTATATTCACAAGCTCTGTAATATCTTCTTCACTAGCCTCTTGGAAACAGCTAAGGAGTTTGAAATGGACTTTGCTGGGAATACTGGCTGCTATTCAGCTTTTGTAGTTTGGTCCCGCAGTGCAATGAAGATGTTTGTGGATGCCTTCAGTAAACAGGTGTTTGACAGCAAGGAGAGCCTGTCAACTGCTGCAGAATGTGTGAAAGTGGCAAAAGAGCACTGCGAACAGCTTACAGAAATTGGTTTAGACCTAACCTTCACACTCCAATCCCTTTTAGTTAAGGACATTAAAGCAGCACTTCAGAGTTACAAAGATATCATCATTGAAGCCACTAAACATCGTAACTCTGAGGAGATGTGGAGAAAGATGAACCTGATGACTCCTGAAGCCTTGGAAAAACTCAAGGAGGAAATGCGAAATTGTGGAATTGGCAGCTTTGAGCAGTATACTGGAGATGACTGCTGGGTGAATCTCAGTTATACTGTTGTCGCTTTTACAAAACATCTCATGACATTCTTGGATGAAGGTCTTAAATTGTATTTCCCAGAGTTACACATGGTTCTTTTGGAGAGCCTTAGGGAAATCATACTAGTAGCCATTCAGCATGTTGATTACAGCTTAAGGTGTGAGCAGGATCCTgagaagaaaacatttattttacagaatgCCTCTTTTCTTTATGAAACCGTCCTCCCAGTCATTGAAAAACGATTTGAGGAGGGAGTAGGAAAACCAGCCAAGCAGCTACAGGACTTGAGAAATGGCTCTCGGATGATTCGTGTGAATCCCGAGAGCACAATGTCAGTGGTGTAA